A stretch of Paludisphaera borealis DNA encodes these proteins:
- a CDS encoding PEP-CTERM sorting domain-containing protein (PEP-CTERM proteins occur, often in large numbers, in the proteomes of bacteria that also encode an exosortase, a predicted intramembrane cysteine proteinase. The presence of a PEP-CTERM domain at a protein's C-terminus predicts cleavage within the sorting domain, followed by covalent anchoring to some some component of the (usually Gram-negative) cell surface. Many PEP-CTERM proteins exhibit an unusual sequence composition that includes large numbers of potential glycosylation sites. Expression of one such protein has been shown restore the ability of a bacterium to form floc, a type of biofilm.) yields the protein MMTRRFCRKIAFLALAAGLGAAQTASASSIDLISNGGFEAGGSLTGWTVVNQPDSFGNWYVQTGTGSPLNGLPVAAPPEGNFAAMTDQGGNGSHVLYQDFVVPIGVTAATLSFDLFIHNWSASFASPDSLDFTVAPNQQARVDIITTAAAPFSVAAGDVLLNLFQTNPGDPLVSGYTTQSTDLTAFLSSHGGETLRLRFAEVDRTLFFNFGVDNVSLMTSTSSAVPEPSGGVLLSLGVASLGAVAASRRRPAA from the coding sequence ATGATGACTCGCAGGTTCTGCCGGAAAATCGCGTTCCTGGCTTTGGCGGCCGGCCTGGGCGCCGCCCAGACCGCGTCGGCCAGTTCGATCGATCTGATCAGCAACGGGGGTTTCGAAGCCGGCGGCAGCCTGACCGGTTGGACGGTCGTGAATCAACCGGACAGTTTTGGGAATTGGTACGTCCAGACGGGGACGGGCAGCCCGCTCAACGGCCTCCCCGTCGCCGCCCCCCCGGAGGGGAACTTTGCGGCGATGACCGACCAGGGCGGCAACGGTTCGCACGTCCTGTATCAAGACTTCGTCGTGCCGATCGGGGTCACCGCGGCGACGCTCAGCTTCGACCTGTTCATCCACAATTGGAGCGCCTCCTTCGCGTCGCCGGACTCGCTCGACTTCACGGTGGCCCCGAACCAGCAGGCCCGAGTCGACATCATCACGACGGCGGCCGCCCCCTTCAGCGTGGCGGCCGGCGACGTCCTGCTCAACCTGTTCCAGACCAACCCCGGCGACCCGCTGGTCTCCGGGTACACGACGCAGTCGACCGACCTGACCGCCTTCCTGTCGAGCCACGGCGGCGAGACCCTGCGTCTGCGGTTCGCCGAGGTAGACCGTACCCTCTTCTTCAATTTCGGCGTCGACAACGTCAGCCTGATGACCTCCACATCCTCCGCGGTGCCCGAACCGAGCGGCGGCGTCCTCCTGAGCCTGGGCGTCGCCAGCCTCGGCGCGGTCGCCGCCAGCCGCCGCCGCCCGGCCGCCTGA
- a CDS encoding inositol monophosphatase family protein yields MWETELKVAEAAAKVGGAVATRHFRGGIEAVVKNVGEGEGTYNMVTQADLDGERAIVEVIRATFPDHAVLGEELHGGGDETAKTLASEHLWIIDPIDGTSNFVHGIPHFGVSVAYYHQGVAACGVVGNPVTNDWFAAARGQGAFHNGRRASVAPNRRIDEVLVGFGYYYDRGAMMEATLAAARELLQRNSHGIRRMGAATLDLAYVGIGSFGAFFEYELAPWDFAAGRLFVEEAGGKVTTCHGEPLPLAKTSLLATNGPLHDDMVAIMDHWFKR; encoded by the coding sequence ATGTGGGAGACCGAGTTGAAAGTGGCCGAGGCCGCAGCGAAGGTCGGCGGGGCCGTTGCGACCCGTCATTTTCGAGGGGGGATCGAGGCGGTCGTCAAGAACGTCGGGGAGGGGGAGGGGACCTACAACATGGTCACCCAGGCCGACCTCGACGGCGAGCGCGCGATCGTCGAGGTGATCCGCGCCACGTTCCCCGACCACGCGGTGCTCGGCGAGGAGCTGCACGGCGGCGGCGACGAGACGGCGAAGACGCTCGCCAGCGAGCACCTCTGGATCATCGACCCGATCGACGGCACCAGCAATTTCGTCCACGGAATCCCCCACTTCGGGGTTTCGGTGGCCTACTACCACCAGGGCGTCGCCGCCTGCGGCGTGGTGGGCAACCCGGTGACGAACGACTGGTTCGCGGCGGCTCGCGGGCAGGGGGCTTTCCACAACGGCCGGCGGGCGTCGGTGGCGCCGAACCGGCGGATCGACGAGGTGCTGGTCGGGTTCGGCTACTATTACGACCGGGGCGCCATGATGGAGGCCACCCTGGCCGCCGCCCGCGAGCTGCTCCAGCGCAACAGCCACGGAATCCGCCGGATGGGTGCCGCCACGCTCGACCTCGCCTACGTGGGCATCGGCTCGTTCGGCGCCTTCTTCGAGTACGAGCTGGCCCCCTGGGACTTCGCCGCCGGCCGGCTGTTCGTCGAGGAGGCCGGAGGCAAGGTCACCACCTGCCACGGCGAGCCCCTGCCCCTGGCCAAAACCAGCCTCCTGGCCACCAACGGCCCGCTCCACGACGATATGGTCGCGATCATGGACCACTGGTTCAAGCGTTGA
- a CDS encoding GDSL-type esterase/lipase family protein produces MARLSERHSWTAAILAATAALGLAGPSPATAGDYAIRDGDTVVFLGDSITAARTYGRIVENYTLLRYPTRKVHFHNAGWGGDTASGGLKRLDRDVFPLKPTVVIVAYGVNDIGWGMKADDEHKKAYLDGIRGIVEACKAHGARAYVCSAAATAEAPETAEHGYLQTMCDEGMALARSLGGRSIDVQRSMRAVQRRMAEGKAKADPKDKDGHTLHVADGVHLNDLGQLAMALAIIKGLGAPAEVSSVSLAVDPAGPRVTAAEGCRPTNLTGDANRLEFDRLDDGLPLNLGLFGALQYRYIPIPDEINRYMLTIQTLPPGDYTIQADGRPLGKFAADRLARGVNLASATADGWQPGSPWEAQAWSLSDLTEARSRLAMSRIALAHHLPNHPRLAAIDVQTRAVDERIETLQREILAPRPFHFVVEKAAEKS; encoded by the coding sequence ATGGCGAGGCTTTCGGAACGACACTCCTGGACCGCCGCGATCCTGGCCGCGACGGCCGCCCTGGGCCTCGCCGGGCCGAGCCCCGCAACGGCCGGCGACTACGCGATCCGCGACGGCGACACGGTGGTCTTCCTGGGCGACAGCATCACCGCGGCCCGGACCTACGGCCGGATCGTCGAGAACTACACCCTACTCCGCTACCCGACCCGCAAGGTCCATTTCCACAACGCCGGCTGGGGGGGCGACACCGCCTCGGGGGGCCTCAAGCGGCTCGACCGCGACGTCTTCCCGCTCAAGCCGACCGTCGTGATCGTCGCCTACGGCGTCAACGACATCGGCTGGGGGATGAAGGCCGACGACGAGCACAAGAAAGCCTACCTTGATGGGATTCGTGGCATCGTCGAGGCCTGCAAGGCCCACGGCGCCCGCGCCTACGTCTGCTCGGCCGCCGCCACCGCCGAAGCCCCCGAGACCGCCGAGCACGGCTATTTGCAGACCATGTGCGACGAAGGGATGGCCCTCGCCCGGTCGCTCGGCGGGCGCTCCATCGACGTCCAGCGGTCGATGCGGGCCGTCCAGCGGCGGATGGCCGAAGGCAAGGCCAAGGCCGACCCCAAGGACAAGGACGGCCACACCCTCCACGTCGCCGACGGCGTCCATCTGAACGACCTGGGCCAGCTCGCGATGGCCCTCGCGATCATCAAGGGGCTGGGCGCCCCCGCCGAGGTCTCGTCCGTCTCGCTGGCCGTCGACCCCGCCGGCCCCCGCGTGACCGCCGCCGAAGGCTGCCGGCCGACGAACCTGACGGGCGACGCGAACCGCCTGGAGTTCGACCGTCTCGACGACGGCCTTCCGCTCAATCTCGGCCTCTTCGGCGCCCTTCAGTACCGCTACATCCCGATCCCCGACGAGATCAATCGGTACATGCTCACGATTCAAACCCTCCCACCCGGCGATTACACGATCCAGGCCGACGGCCGCCCGCTGGGCAAGTTCGCCGCCGACCGGCTGGCCAGGGGGGTGAACCTGGCGTCGGCCACCGCCGACGGCTGGCAGCCCGGCAGCCCCTGGGAGGCCCAGGCCTGGAGCTTGTCGGACCTGACCGAAGCCCGGAGCCGCCTGGCCATGAGCCGGATCGCCCTCGCCCACCACCTCCCCAACCACCCCCGGCTCGCCGCGATCGACGTCCAGACCCGCGCGGTCGACGAACGCATCGAAACCCTCCAGCGCGAGATCCTGGCCCCCCGACCGTTCCATTTCGTCGTCGAGAAGGCGGCCGAGAAATCCTGA
- a CDS encoding GH32 C-terminal domain-containing protein, whose protein sequence is MLATFALIGLLTASPAATAEDSTRPDVVIADFEGDDYGGWKADGHAFGDRPARGTLPGQMEVSGYLGRGLVNSFNGGDDATGTLTSPPFRIDRPYVNFLIGGGGFDGETCLNLSVDGRTVRTATGKNREGGGTEALRWDGWDVKDLAGKEATFQVVDCRKGGWGHINVDQIVLADASRKPAEAVRAIVLNHRYLHLPVHTGGPKTRMKFTIDGQTVREFDIELAEGKPDFWVFSDLKSYEGRTLKIHAGELADPKALDAITPSDEVPDAAGMYKEKHRPQFHFTSRRGWLNDPNGLVFDLGAAQGQGFDRGVIHLFYQHNPYGWNWGNMHWGHATTLDLVHWSEFPIAIYPHAYGDWAFSGSAVADVDNTGGFQKRGTPAPPLVAAYTSTGRGECIVFSSDRGQTWTEYKGNPVVKHNGRDPRLLWHAASKQWVMAVYDEGEKRQSIDFHTSPDLKTWTFASRLDGFFECPDLFELPVDGDPNKTLWVIYAADAKYKLGRFDGKTFHVESGPDKHTLWHGNFYAAQTFSEAPNSRRIQIGWGQGITFPGMPFNQQMALPVDLTLRTTPDGVRMFAAPVAELQSLRDAKHDFSNTTLEPGKNPLSGLSGDLFEVKLAAKPGAAEEIELNLRGTPVIYDVRRQDLVCKQIRTFLPLVDGELRLHVFLDKGSIEVFGGDGRVAVSVGVIPDDANHALGVASRGGAASLRTLEVYPLRSAWIKP, encoded by the coding sequence ATGCTCGCAACGTTCGCCCTGATCGGCCTGCTGACCGCCTCGCCGGCCGCGACGGCCGAGGATTCGACCCGGCCGGACGTCGTGATCGCCGACTTCGAGGGCGACGACTACGGCGGCTGGAAGGCCGACGGCCACGCGTTCGGCGACCGCCCCGCCCGGGGGACCCTCCCCGGCCAGATGGAGGTCTCAGGATATCTCGGCCGGGGGCTCGTGAACAGCTTCAACGGGGGGGACGACGCGACCGGGACCCTGACCAGCCCGCCGTTCCGGATCGACCGCCCGTACGTCAACTTCCTGATCGGCGGCGGCGGGTTCGACGGCGAGACCTGCCTCAACCTGAGCGTCGACGGCAGGACCGTCCGCACCGCCACGGGCAAGAACCGCGAGGGGGGCGGCACCGAGGCCCTCCGCTGGGACGGCTGGGATGTGAAGGACCTCGCCGGCAAGGAGGCGACCTTCCAGGTCGTCGACTGCCGCAAGGGGGGCTGGGGACACATCAACGTCGACCAGATCGTCCTGGCCGACGCCTCGCGGAAGCCCGCCGAGGCCGTCCGCGCGATCGTCCTGAACCACCGCTACCTGCATCTCCCCGTCCACACCGGCGGCCCCAAGACCCGCATGAAGTTCACGATCGACGGCCAGACCGTCCGCGAGTTCGACATCGAGCTGGCCGAAGGCAAGCCCGACTTCTGGGTCTTCAGCGACCTGAAGTCGTACGAGGGCCGGACCCTCAAGATCCACGCGGGCGAGCTGGCCGACCCCAAGGCGCTCGACGCCATCACCCCGTCCGACGAGGTCCCCGACGCCGCCGGGATGTACAAGGAAAAGCACCGCCCGCAGTTTCACTTCACGTCGCGCCGGGGGTGGCTCAACGACCCCAACGGGCTGGTTTTCGATCTGGGCGCCGCCCAAGGGCAGGGTTTCGATCGGGGCGTCATTCACCTGTTCTACCAGCACAACCCGTACGGCTGGAACTGGGGCAACATGCACTGGGGCCACGCGACGACCCTCGACCTCGTCCACTGGTCCGAGTTTCCGATCGCGATCTATCCGCACGCTTACGGCGACTGGGCTTTCTCCGGCAGCGCGGTGGCCGACGTCGACAACACCGGTGGCTTCCAGAAGAGAGGGACGCCGGCTCCGCCGCTGGTCGCGGCGTACACGAGTACCGGGCGAGGCGAGTGCATCGTCTTCAGCAGCGATCGCGGCCAGACGTGGACCGAGTATAAGGGCAACCCGGTCGTCAAGCACAACGGCCGCGACCCTCGGCTGCTCTGGCACGCGGCCAGCAAGCAATGGGTGATGGCGGTCTATGACGAAGGGGAGAAGCGCCAGAGTATCGACTTCCACACGTCGCCCGACCTCAAGACCTGGACCTTCGCCAGCCGGCTCGACGGCTTCTTCGAGTGCCCCGACCTCTTCGAGCTGCCGGTCGACGGCGACCCGAACAAGACCCTCTGGGTGATCTACGCGGCCGACGCCAAGTACAAGCTCGGCCGGTTCGACGGCAAGACGTTCCACGTCGAGTCGGGCCCGGACAAGCACACGCTCTGGCACGGCAACTTCTACGCGGCGCAGACCTTCAGCGAGGCTCCGAATAGCCGTCGCATCCAGATCGGCTGGGGGCAGGGGATCACGTTCCCCGGCATGCCGTTCAACCAGCAGATGGCGCTTCCCGTCGATCTGACCCTGCGGACGACCCCGGACGGCGTCCGGATGTTCGCCGCGCCGGTGGCCGAGCTGCAATCGCTGCGTGACGCCAAGCACGACTTCTCGAACACGACCCTCGAACCGGGTAAGAACCCGCTGAGCGGCCTCTCGGGCGACCTGTTCGAAGTCAAGCTGGCCGCGAAGCCGGGCGCGGCCGAGGAGATCGAGCTGAACCTGCGGGGGACGCCGGTGATCTACGACGTCCGCAGGCAGGACCTGGTCTGCAAGCAAATTCGGACGTTCCTGCCGCTCGTCGACGGCGAGCTGCGCTTGCATGTGTTTCTGGACAAGGGCTCGATCGAGGTGTTCGGCGGCGACGGCCGGGTGGCGGTTTCGGTGGGCGTGATCCCCGACGACGCGAACCACGCGCTGGGGGTCGCCAGCCGGGGGGGCGCGGCGAGCTTGAGGACGCTCGAAGTCTATCCGTTGCGTTCGGCCTGGATCAAACCTTGA
- a CDS encoding L-rhamnose isomerase, translating to MAFMTVATKNVDQAFALAKERYAELGVDVDKALSRLARIPISLHCWQGDDVGGFENAGEELGAGLAVTGNYPGKARTADELRSDLDKALSLIPGTHRLNLHASYAETGGKAVDRDALEPAHFQGWIDWAKSNRMGMDFNPTYFSHPKASDGWTLAHPDKAIRQFWIDHGIACRKIGAAFGKALGTPCVTNVWIPDGMKDLTVDRKGPRERLAQALDAMFVDPIDPKLNLDAVEGKLFGLGSENYVVGSHEFYLGYALSRKKLLCIDAGHYHPTEVISDKLSSALTFLDEVLMHVSRGVRWDSDHVVLLTDEIEGIAQEIVRGDYLDRVHIGLDFFDASINRVAAWVIGTRSMIKALMLALLEPIDALRKFEAEGDYTSRLALLEDLKSLPSGAVWDKYCQSREIPVGPAWIADVKKYEADVLSKRS from the coding sequence ATGGCGTTCATGACCGTTGCGACCAAGAACGTGGATCAGGCCTTCGCGCTGGCGAAGGAGCGTTACGCCGAGCTGGGCGTCGACGTCGACAAGGCTCTCAGCCGCCTGGCCCGGATACCGATCTCGCTGCATTGCTGGCAGGGCGACGACGTCGGCGGGTTCGAGAACGCCGGCGAAGAGCTGGGCGCCGGCCTGGCGGTCACGGGCAACTACCCGGGCAAGGCGCGGACGGCCGACGAGCTGCGGTCCGACCTCGACAAGGCGCTTTCGCTGATCCCCGGCACGCACCGGCTGAACCTCCACGCCAGCTACGCCGAGACCGGCGGCAAGGCCGTCGACCGCGACGCGCTCGAGCCGGCGCACTTCCAGGGCTGGATCGACTGGGCGAAGTCGAACCGGATGGGGATGGACTTCAACCCCACCTATTTCTCGCACCCGAAGGCTTCCGACGGTTGGACGCTGGCCCATCCGGACAAGGCGATCCGCCAGTTCTGGATCGACCACGGCATCGCCTGCCGGAAGATCGGCGCGGCGTTCGGCAAGGCGCTCGGCACCCCCTGCGTCACCAACGTCTGGATTCCCGACGGCATGAAGGACCTGACCGTCGACCGCAAGGGCCCGCGCGAGCGGCTGGCCCAGGCGCTCGACGCCATGTTCGTCGATCCGATCGACCCCAAGCTGAACCTCGACGCCGTCGAGGGCAAGCTGTTCGGCCTCGGCTCGGAGAACTACGTCGTCGGTTCGCACGAGTTCTACCTCGGCTACGCCCTGTCGCGGAAGAAGCTGCTCTGCATCGACGCCGGCCACTACCACCCGACCGAGGTGATCTCCGACAAGCTGTCGTCGGCGCTGACGTTCTTGGACGAGGTGCTGATGCACGTGAGCCGTGGCGTGCGGTGGGACAGCGACCACGTCGTGCTGCTGACCGACGAGATCGAGGGCATCGCCCAGGAGATCGTCCGGGGCGACTACCTCGATCGCGTCCACATCGGGCTCGACTTCTTCGACGCCAGCATCAACCGCGTCGCGGCCTGGGTCATCGGCACCCGGTCGATGATCAAGGCCCTCATGCTCGCCCTGCTCGAACCGATCGACGCGCTCCGGAAGTTCGAGGCCGAGGGCGACTACACGTCGCGGCTCGCCCTTCTGGAAGACCTGAAGTCGCTCCCCTCGGGCGCGGTGTGGGACAAGTACTGTCAGAGCCGCGAGATCCCCGTCGGCCCGGCCTGGATCGCCGACGTCAAGAAGTACGAGGCCGACGTGCTGAGCAAGCGCTCGTAA
- the rhaT gene encoding L-rhamnose/proton symporter RhaT, whose translation MTPNPFLGLIYHWLGGLASGSFYLPYRFVRKWSWETYWLTGGFFSWIIAPWALGLALTNDLPAVLRETPTSTLSWVYFFGVLWGLGGLTFGLTMRYLGMSLGMAVALGYTAAFGTLVPPLVKGEFFTKILPTLSGQVVLFGVLVCMAGIAVAGMAGISKERELSDEAKKASIKEFDFKKGILVATFSGIMSACFSFGLDRGDPIKALTLQHGTGVLWQGLPVLVVLLLGGFTTNFIWCVLLHFKNQTGYQYLSPVARPLKRPARDPELILESATDAPGEEMAAQAHVLDDPDGSGSVPLFWNYVFCAAAGVTWYFQFFFYTMGETQMGRFKFSSWTLHMASIMIFSTLWGIALKEWNGTSRRTKNLVALTLAVLIASTVIIGYGNSLAPDASAGH comes from the coding sequence ATGACACCCAACCCATTCCTCGGCCTCATCTACCACTGGCTCGGCGGCCTGGCCTCGGGCAGTTTCTACCTTCCCTACCGGTTCGTCCGGAAGTGGTCGTGGGAGACCTACTGGCTGACCGGCGGCTTCTTCAGTTGGATCATCGCCCCGTGGGCGCTCGGGCTGGCGCTGACCAACGACCTGCCGGCGGTCCTTCGCGAGACGCCGACTTCGACCCTCTCGTGGGTCTACTTCTTCGGCGTCCTCTGGGGGCTCGGCGGCCTGACGTTCGGCCTGACGATGCGCTACCTGGGGATGTCGCTGGGGATGGCCGTGGCGCTCGGGTACACGGCGGCGTTCGGCACGCTGGTGCCGCCGCTGGTGAAGGGGGAGTTCTTCACGAAGATCCTGCCGACCCTCTCGGGCCAGGTCGTCCTCTTCGGCGTGCTCGTCTGCATGGCGGGCATCGCCGTGGCCGGCATGGCGGGGATCTCGAAGGAGCGCGAGCTGTCGGACGAGGCCAAGAAGGCGTCGATCAAGGAGTTCGACTTCAAGAAGGGCATCCTGGTCGCCACCTTCTCGGGCATCATGAGCGCCTGCTTCTCGTTCGGCCTGGACCGGGGCGACCCGATCAAGGCGCTGACGCTCCAGCATGGCACGGGCGTCCTCTGGCAGGGGCTGCCGGTGCTCGTCGTCCTGCTCCTGGGCGGCTTCACCACCAACTTCATCTGGTGCGTGCTGCTCCACTTCAAGAATCAGACCGGCTACCAGTACCTCAGCCCCGTCGCCCGGCCGCTCAAGCGTCCGGCGCGCGATCCGGAACTGATCCTCGAATCGGCGACCGACGCCCCCGGCGAGGAGATGGCCGCGCAGGCGCACGTGCTCGACGACCCCGACGGCTCGGGCTCCGTCCCCTTGTTCTGGAACTACGTCTTCTGCGCCGCGGCGGGCGTCACGTGGTACTTCCAGTTCTTCTTCTACACGATGGGCGAGACCCAGATGGGGCGGTTCAAGTTCTCGAGCTGGACCCTGCACATGGCCAGCATCATGATCTTCAGCACCCTCTGGGGCATCGCGCTCAAGGAATGGAACGGCACCAGCCGCCGCACCAAGAACCTCGTCGCCCTGACCCTCGCCGTCTTGATCGCCTCGACCGTGATCATCGGCTACGGCAACTCGCTCGCGCCCGACGCGTCGGCGGGACACTGA